The window CAGTGCGGTGTAGACAGCACGTTCAGCCGCCAATTTCTTGCCATCCAGCATTGACTTGTTGATCAGGCGCTGTACCAGCACGCTTTGGTAGCGGCGGTCAGGCTGTAGTTGGCGTTGTAATTTCTTGGTAACTTTACGAGGCATGATTACTTATCCCCTTTCTTGGTACCGTACTTCGAACGGCCCCGCTTGCGGTTGTTGACACCTTGAAGGTCCAACGCGCCACGGACGATGTGATAACGCACACCTGGAAGGTCAGGCACACGACCACCGCGGATCAAGACCACAGCGTGCTCCTGCAAGTTGTGACCTTCACCACCGATGTAGGCCCAGACTTCGTAGCCGTTGTTTAGTTTCACGCGGGCAACTTTACGCAAAGCTGAGTTTGGTTTCTTTGGCGTCTTGGTCGTCACACGCACACACACACCACGCTTGAGCGGTGCATTCTGGTCGTAGTAACGCGTTTTCAGGGCGTTGTGAATGCGACCCAGTGCTGGCGACTTGGACTTTTTCTTAGCCGTTTGGCGCGGCTTGCGCACCAATTGGTTGATTGTTGGCATCCAATTTCTCCTTGGTTGATTTAGTGACTTATGGCGATTCGCCTGGTGGCACAAAGTGGGCTGGCGCGCGATTTTGCACGCAAAAACTAGCTTCTCTTAGCGCCTACGGCTTGGACTCAGCAACTCCGCCCCGTGTCTATACCTTTCCTGCCGAGCATGCGGTCTGTACACATTCAAACCACCGCTTGCTCCGAAAAGAGGAAACTCTGGGAGAGATTATAGCATAGATTGCGTGCAATTGCTATAGAAAAACCGCCCCGTATCCATCGGAGCGGTTTTCCGAGAAAGAAAGCCAGTTGGCTTATACTGCTACAGCTAGTTCCTCCTCCTGATTGTCAGCGAACTCGTCCTCGCTTGGCTCGTCGGTTTCCGTCTCTTCGACAGCACCCGTTCCTACTGGAATCTTGCGGCCGATGATGACGTTTTCTTTGAGACCATGCAAGTGATCAGCGCGGCCAGATACGGCAGCGTTGATCAGCACGCGAGTGGTGTCCTGGAAGGACGCAGCAGATAGCCATGAGTCGCTCCAGATTGACACCTTGGTGATACCGAGTAGCAACTGGGTGTAGCTGATGAGGTTTTTGCCCTCAGCCGCTAGTTGCTTGTTGGTGTTTACCACCGCAGCCTTAGAAACGATGTCGCCCGTCACAAAGTCACTGTCGCCCGCGTCTTCGATCTGGACGCGACTAAACATCTGGCGAACGATGATCTCCAGGTGCTTGTCGGCCACGTCTTGACCCTGAGCGGCGTAAATGCGCAGCACTTCGTTGATGATGTAGCGCTGAGTTGCCTCGACGCCCTTGAGGCGCATCAAGTCATGCAGGTTCAATGAACCAGCCGTCAAGCGGTCGCCAGCCTCGACAACGTCATTAGCCTTAACAACCAACTGCATGGTGCCTGGGATTTCGTAGCGAGCTGGTGCTCCAGCTTCAGCAGCGATCACTAGCGTGTCTTCGGCTGCCTCGACCACACCGTCAAACGGTGCGATGAGCGGACGAGTGTCGCCTTCGCCAGTTGCTAGTACATCGCCAGCCTTAACACTTGAACCAGCCTTGACCACGATGGTTCGGCCATCCAGCGGCAAGCGCTCAACCTTGCCGGATTCTGGGGTAACTTGGACGATGTACTTTTTGCCGTCTTCCCAAACATCAACTAACCCGGCAATTTCCGTGACATATGCCTGGCCCTTTGGTGTGCGCGCTTCAAACAATTCTTCAACGCGCGGCAGACCCTGGGTGATGTCACCACCGGCCACACCGGAGTTGTGGAAGGTGCGCAAGGTCAGCTGAGTACCTGGCTCACCGACTGACTGGGCAGCGATGACACCGACTGGCTGATGATTGCCAACCAGTTTACCGGTTGACATGTCAACGCCGTAGCTGCGCTGTGGAATACCGTTGAGGTTGTTGGTTGACAGGACTGATTGAATCTTGACACTCTGGATACTTTCATCGTCATCAATTGAGTCAGCAATTTCCCGAGTGATCAATTCGTCCTTGTTGACGTGACCTGGAATCGTCTCAGCGGCATACCGACCAGCCAAGCGGTTCGAGAAGTCGATCATCGTTTCCTCAGTTTCTGAGCGGTAGATCGCGTAACCTTCATCGTCACCTTCAACGTCCTCAACCGTAAAGACGTCCTGTGCCACATCAACTAAACGTCGCGTCAGGTAGCCTGAGTCGGCAGTCTTCAAAGCGGTGTCGATCAGACCCTTACGCGCACCACGGGTCGCCACGAAGGCCTCCAGGCTGGACAAACCACCGGTGTAGGAACTACGGATTGGCAGCTCGATCTCGCGGTTAGCCGCGTCAACCTGGATACCGATCATGGCGCTGGCCAGCTTGACATTGGAGATATCACCACGAGCACCAGAGTTGACCATCATCGAGATACTGGTGTCCATGTGCGCCAGCTGATCCTGGAGGAAGGCCGTAATCTTATTATCCACATTTCGCCAGGCATTCACCGTCAAGTTGTAACGCTCGTCCTCGGTGATCAAACCTTGGTCGAATTGCTCGGAAATCAAGGCCGCCTTGGCGTCGCCCTCAGCCACGAACTCAGCGATCTCGTCAAAGTGCACGTAGTCGGTCATACCAGTTGACACGGCCGCGGTTGTCGCGAAGCGGAAGGCCTGACCCTTCATGCGGTCGGCAATCTTGGCAGTTTCCTCGGCACCGTACTTGTTGAAAATTTGTGCCAAGACCTTCTTCAGCTGCTTCTTCGTCTGAACATTGTTGTCATATGGGAAGTCCTCTGGCAGAATCTCGTTAAAGAAGACGCGGCCCAAGGTCGTCTGGCGTAATTTACCCTTGGCATAGATGCGAATTGGCGTTTGCAGTTGGATAGCACCCTTGTCGTACGCCAGTTCTGCCTCGTAGACTGAGCTAAATGACTTGACATCGTCAGTCTGGGCCTGCGGCTTGTCATACGTCAAGTAGTAGTTACCGAGCACGATATCCTGCGAGATGTGCAGCACTGGCGCACCGTCGGCAGGCTTCAACAGGTTGTTAGTAGCGCTCATCAGCTCGCGTGCCTCGGCCTGCGCTTCCTTGGAAAGCGGCAGGTGGACAGCCATCTGGTCACCGTCAAAGTCGGCGTTAAAACCAGCGCAGACCAGCGGATGCAGCTGAATGGCTTTACCCTCGACCAGGACTGGCTGGAAGGATTGAATTGACAGGCGGTGCAAGCTCGGTGCGCGGTTGAGCAGCACGTACTTGCCCTTGATCGCCTCGTCCAGCGCGTCCCACACAACCGCCTCACCCGACTCGATCAGGCGAGTCGCCGAGCGGATGTTATGGGCGAATTCGCCCTTGATCAGCCAGCTGATGACGAACGGCTTGAATAGTTCGAGCGCCATTTGTTTTGGCAGGCCGCACTGATTGATCTTTAGCTTCGGGCCAACGACGATGACCGAGCGACCAGAGTAATCGACGCGTTTACCGAGCAGGTTCTGACGGAAGCGGCCTTGCTTACCTTTAAGCATATCGCTAATTGATTTGAGGCGACGACGGCTGCCAGTCGAGCTGACTGCCCGACCACCGCGCGCCGCTGCGTTGTCGATCAGGGCATCGACGGCCTCTTGCAGCATGCGTCGTTCATTGCGCTGAATCACTTCTGGAGCATTGAGCTCGACCAGTTTCT is drawn from Candidatus Saccharibacteria bacterium oral taxon 488 and contains these coding sequences:
- the rpoC gene encoding DNA-directed RNA polymerase subunit beta'; translation: MAQYSFNATGISDFDAVRLAVASAEDILKWSHGEVLKPETINYRTQKPERDGLFCERIFGPVKDINPHDSKLKGVRSREAAVDKNGELVTKSIVRRERMGHIQLAAPVAHIWFMRGTPSAMSLLLGMTVRNIERIAYFATYVILKVDEITRDQYLADLEAETEAGRMAIKMRYEQLAEADNADIKQLAKEQSREVDELNDKYATKKTQLEGLVKGALISETDYRNLPEEYDELIEVGMGASALKALLDEIDLSELIAQLSEEAEHAKGQREKKLLKRLKMLESMQAAGIKPSSLCLTVLPVIPPDLRPMVALSGGRFATSDLNDLYRRIINRNNRLKKLVELNAPEVIQRNERRMLQEAVDALIDNAAARGGRAVSSTGSRRRLKSISDMLKGKQGRFRQNLLGKRVDYSGRSVIVVGPKLKINQCGLPKQMALELFKPFVISWLIKGEFAHNIRSATRLIESGEAVVWDALDEAIKGKYVLLNRAPSLHRLSIQSFQPVLVEGKAIQLHPLVCAGFNADFDGDQMAVHLPLSKEAQAEARELMSATNNLLKPADGAPVLHISQDIVLGNYYLTYDKPQAQTDDVKSFSSVYEAELAYDKGAIQLQTPIRIYAKGKLRQTTLGRVFFNEILPEDFPYDNNVQTKKQLKKVLAQIFNKYGAEETAKIADRMKGQAFRFATTAAVSTGMTDYVHFDEIAEFVAEGDAKAALISEQFDQGLITEDERYNLTVNAWRNVDNKITAFLQDQLAHMDTSISMMVNSGARGDISNVKLASAMIGIQVDAANREIELPIRSSYTGGLSSLEAFVATRGARKGLIDTALKTADSGYLTRRLVDVAQDVFTVEDVEGDDEGYAIYRSETEETMIDFSNRLAGRYAAETIPGHVNKDELITREIADSIDDDESIQSVKIQSVLSTNNLNGIPQRSYGVDMSTGKLVGNHQPVGVIAAQSVGEPGTQLTLRTFHNSGVAGGDITQGLPRVEELFEARTPKGQAYVTEIAGLVDVWEDGKKYIVQVTPESGKVERLPLDGRTIVVKAGSSVKAGDVLATGEGDTRPLIAPFDGVVEAAEDTLVIAAEAGAPARYEIPGTMQLVVKANDVVEAGDRLTAGSLNLHDLMRLKGVEATQRYIINEVLRIYAAQGQDVADKHLEIIVRQMFSRVQIEDAGDSDFVTGDIVSKAAVVNTNKQLAAEGKNLISYTQLLLGITKVSIWSDSWLSAASFQDTTRVLINAAVSGRADHLHGLKENVIIGRKIPVGTGAVEETETDEPSEDEFADNQEEELAVAV
- a CDS encoding 30S ribosomal protein S12; protein product: MPTINQLVRKPRQTAKKKSKSPALGRIHNALKTRYYDQNAPLKRGVCVRVTTKTPKKPNSALRKVARVKLNNGYEVWAYIGGEGHNLQEHAVVLIRGGRVPDLPGVRYHIVRGALDLQGVNNRKRGRSKYGTKKGDK